ATATCATGATCTTGATGCCAAATTAATTATTGAAAGGGGCAACATCAAGATTATGATTATCATCCAAGAATTGAATGAATTAAATGCTCTAATGCCGGAAATCTACCCGAAGGACCTCTGCAACTTTGTTTCTGAACTGTTTACAAGCTTGCAGTCAGAGGCAGAACCAGGAGATGAGCAAGATCATTTGCTTCGGAATCCTCTCATTTTGTGTGAACCCGGTGACTCTCTGAGGATACTGCTGCAAGTGCATTCTATGGGACTGGAGTACGCCGAGACTATTGGAATTACAGAAACCCTGGCTTTTAGAGTGGGTATCCTGCTGGACAACGACTGGCTGGCTCAGTATATCGTTCCGGCTTCCATTATGGACAGCGAGACACTGGACTGGCTGACTGAACAGGCAGGGAGAACACCTGAACATGAATAAAAAAGAAATCGCCAAGCGCATTCAAATTGTGTCGCTTCGCATGGTACGGGAGAAGCCTTCGCTACTCTATTCTCAAAGGGCCATTCGCAAGCCTGAAGATGCTGCCGAGTTGTTCCGTCAGTTCATTGAGGATTGTGACCGCGAATGCTTCTGTATCCTTTGCCTGAACACCAAGAATGAGCCTACTGCATTACACCAAGTCTCCTGCGGTACTCTGAATGCCTCTCTGGTCCACCCAAGGGAGACCTTTAAGCTGGCAATCCTGGCTAACTCAGCAGCTATTATCGCTGGCCACAATCATCCTTCTGGTGTACCTGATCCAAGTCCTCAGGACGTTGAGATGAACAATAGGCTGGTTCACAGTGGGCAAATTCTTGGAGTCGAGCTATTAGATCATATCATCATCGGTGACGGCAGTTTTGTCAGCTTGAAAGAACGGGGGCTGATGTAATGAAGAAAGCGATCCTCGCCCTCATAACTGCCGTTACTCAGCTTGTCTTTGAAATTATTGACCATCGCAAACAAAAAGAGTAAGAGGTGATAGGCATATGTTATACACTACTCGCGTCTCGCGTCAGAATTTGAATCAATATGCCACACAACCTGACTCCTTCTCCTGGAAGAAGTCCGATAAAACCCGGGAGAAACCCGAAAATTATTACGAACCTGCAATTGAGTTACTGGATAAAATCTTAAAGCGCCCTCGTTAAATTCCTTACTATTGCAATGGTTCCCGAAAGGGAACTGTTGCAAATCATACCTCAAGGGGAGAGAAAGCAATGATTAAAAAAGTAGGCAGCTACGGACGGTTCTCTGGAGATAACCAGCGGGAGGAATCTATTGACGCGCAACTGCGGGCTATTGAAGCTTATTGCAAGCAGAAAGGATATGTCATAGTAGAGACTTATATTGACAGAGCCAAATCTGCCACATCAGATAAGCGCCCCGAATTTCAGAGAATGATAGCCGACAGCGGGAATAACAAGTTCGATTATATTATTGTGCACAAGCTAGATCGTTTCAGCAGAAATCGTTATGACAGCGCCTTTTATAAACGAAAATTAAATTTGAACGGAGTAAGACTCCTCAGTGTCACCGAGAACCTGGACGATTCCCCCGAGAGTGGTATCCTGGAATCAGTGATTGAGGGAATGGCTGAGTATTACTCCAGAAACCTTGCCCGTGAAGTAATGAAAGGCATGAAGGAAACGGCATACCAATGTAAGCATACAGGCGGACTTCCTCCTATAGGATACTCTGTTGACCCAGTAACGAAGCGTTATCTTATTAATGAAGAGGAGCGGGGGATTGTAGAGACGACGTTCTCCATGTTTTTGGCCGGACACGGCTACAATCAGATTGTCAGGGAGCTTGCAGAGAAAGGATACCGCTCCCGCTATGGACGGCCTATTAGCAAAGGCAGTCTTCCCGTCATTCTTAACAATGAAAAGTATACTGGAGTATATATCTACAACCTGACAGACAGCAAGGATGCCGCTGGCAAACGAAATAGCAACCGCAAAAAGGAGGATGAAGACGTCATTCGGATTGAGGGTGGTATGCCTGTGATTATATCCAAAGAAGACTTCTGGGCCGCTCAGGAAAAAATAAAAAATAATCAAGGGCGTCCTGGTTCCTATAAGGCAAAAGAAATGTATTTGCTGAGCGGATTGTGCTATTGCGGAGAGTGCCTTAAACAACTCGGCACTTTGTATTCAATGGCCGGAAACGTCAAGTACAGCGGGAGGAATAAGCTCAAGTATGTAACGTATCGCTGCGGCAACAGAGATCGGACCAAGGAATGCAAAAACCCGGAACTAAGAAGAGAATACATTGAAAACTACGTCTTGGCACAACTCGAGGAGAACATATTCAACGATCAGGCGATTCCGATTCTCGTAAAGCAGCTAAATGATTTCCAAGCCTCGAAAGATCAAAAGCAAAAAGGCGAGCAAGTACGTTTGAACAAAGCCTTGGATGGGATTACCCGGCAAGTGGAGAACATCGTCAAAGCAGTGGCGGATGGATTTGCGAATTCCGCCCTTCTGGAGAAAATGAATGCATTGGAGGAACAAAGAGAAGAAATCGAGCAGCAGCTCTCAAAGATCAAACCTCCTATAAAAGAAAAAGCAGCCATCACAGAGGATACTCTGCGACAACTGCTTTCCCGGTTCAAAGATGAAATTGCTGACCGCAACATACCGGAGATCAAAAAGTTCATCGGCAGTTACGTGAAGAAGGTCGTCATCTACAAAGAACATGTAGATGTCATCTTTAAACTGAATGTTGTGGATTTACAGGATGGAGCCGAGGGGAGTCGAACCCCTGTCCGAAGATAACGGCACATAAGCTTCTACGAGTGTAGTTACAGTTTTGATGTCACCCTAGAAGCCCCCCGTAACCGGGTCCCCTTCGGGTCAGCCTGATTATCTTCTTCTGCTGACCCCAGGCGGAGACCAGACAGCGTATCCCACTACTTGTTAGCCCCTATCCCTGTCACATGGGCGATGCAGGGTAGAAGCACGCACACAGGTTATTAAGCTGCGAAAGCGTAGTTGTTTTGTTGTTTGCCGTTTAATAGGCTTTAGCGTTGATGAAGCGGACGCGTCCCCACTACTCGCTACTCATGCTCGAACTATCCCCGTCGAATCCAAGAACGGCCCCTCATTAGAAAGGGCGCTTCGGATTAACGGATCAATGACAAGCACAAATGCCGATCCGGTACACAGCGATCTGACATAAGATGGCTGTTCAGAAGCTTCAAAATCTACTTACCCAGTATAGCACATTTATCATCACTTTAATACGTGGGTTAACGGAAATGAAGGTTGAATCTGGAACGGCTGGCCGGGCCGGTTATCTCGCGACCTTCTGCTTCTCGCGCAGGGCACGCTGGATGTCACGTTGAGCGTCTTTTTTGGCAGCGGAGTCGCGTTTGTCGTATTGCTTCTTCCCCTTACCGAGGCCGATCAGCAGCTTCGCATAACCATTGCGTACATAGACCTTCAGCGGCACAATTGAATAGCCTTCCTGCTTGGACTGCCCGAGCAGCTTGTGAATCTGCGCCTTATGCATCAGCAGCTTGCGTGTGCGGGTCGGGTCCAATGGATTACTGCGGTTCCCCTGTTCAAACGGGCTAATGTGCATGTTGTGTACTTGAATCTCACCGTTACGGATGGTGGCAAAAGCATCGCCGATGTTCGCCCGTCCATTGCGCAGCGACTTAATCTCGGTACCGGTCAGTACCATCCCCGCTTCGTAGGTGTCCTCAATAAAATAGTCATGGGAAGCTTTTTTGTTCTGGGCAAGCACTTTTCCGTCTGCTTTTTTACCCATGAGCGTCACTCCTTACATCGTATCAAAAGATCTTTGGATCTAACTCCTGTTAGTTCAATCAGAAAACAGCAGAACATCAGGACTCAACTTATATTGTAACAAAGCCGGTATTGTTCACGCAAGCAAGCTGTCGGCCATAGCTGGTGCTTTATGATGACTCCGCAGCTTACTAACAGGTTGCTTGAGGATTGAAGAGATTATTCTTTTATACGTTCAAAAATAAGATCCAGCACAGAAGCCTGTCCACCGGCCAGAAATGGCATGGGCACAAGGCTGTGCAGCTTCCAACCATCGGCAGCGTATCGATCGATTACCTGCTTGTAATCCTCCTTTAATTTTCCGCTTATCGTTCCCACCGCAATTGATACATAATTGTATTCATATTTGGACATTATTTAACCTCCCTGTAAGTTCAGCTTCTCTATTGGATCATTTGCTGCACAAGCACTTCTCCATAACCGAATTGATTGTCCCGGCCCGGGTCACCGAGGTCAACAGCTTTTTGTTCCATAAATTTAATGATTTTATTTTTTGGGGGATATTGATGATGCTTATCATAATAATTCGAAATGAGCAGCCCAGCTGCTGCCGATACCTGAGGAGCAGCCAGACTTGTTCCGTAGGACAGTGAAAAGCCTTGTGGTATATTTAATATACTATCGAGCGGCGAATTCGGAAGCAGCCTAGGAAAACTGGTAAGCATCAAATCTGTTACCTCCACCTCTCCCGTTGTATCAAAGTCGTCGCCTAAATAACCGCCGTATGCCACAAAATCAATGTAAGAACCGAAATTGGAATAAGGAGCCAAGCGATTACTCTTCGTTACCGCACCCACACTAATAACATGTTCAAGCATACTGGGAACATGAATTTCATTGTATGCACTATCAGAACCGTCGAGACCACGATTTCCAGCAGAAGCCACAATCATAACTTGATTTTTGTTTGCATAATCTGCCGCACGCTGATAAGCATCTAATAGAATTTGTCCCGCATCATCCATTTGAATGTAACTGCCGGCACTGATATTAATAACTTGATTATCGTCATTAGTAGCTCTTACAATAGCACTCAGCAGATCAAAGATGTTTCCTCCGTCTGTATTTCCGCATACCCAAAGCCCTCCTTCCAGCCCCGTTAGGCTCATTTAGTCCAATTTCATCCCCCCCTAGTACCTGCTGGCCAACACTGCTCAGTTCCGTCTCCACAAGCCTACCCAGATAAAAAGACCTATTATAAAAGATAATGAAAATAAGATTGTCACCATATTTCGATACAGCTCGTAGCCCGGATCGATCCATGAGCTAATCAGGATAATTAGTGAAAAGCTGGTGCTCAAGACGACAAACATACTCCTGAAAAACTTGTTGAGAATATAGATTCCCCGTTCGTCCCGGATATTAGACAAACAGAGAAGCAGTATCCCTATAAAGGACAAAAAACCCAGTACTGCAAAAATAGAATTCACACGAGAAAAAACGTCCACATTAATCTCCCCCCACATAATCAAACACTTCGTAGATGCTTTTCTGAAAGACATCAGCAATGCGGAAAGCCAGCTTGAGGGATGGCATATATTTGTTCCTTTCAATCGAGATGACCGTCTGACGGCTAACCCGAAGGGCATCTGCCAACTGCTGCTGTGTCCAACCCCTCTCTGCACGCAACTCAATAATATGATGTTTTAAATTCTGATCATCTACCCCCATATTTACCATCCTCTTGAATTAGTTTACATTTTTATCATAGTACCATTTTTTTTCAAATGTAAAGCTCCCTTTACAATTATTTATTGACTATTTTAAAAAAAGGGGTGTCCCATAAGCCA
The window above is part of the Paenibacillus sp. FSL H8-0048 genome. Proteins encoded here:
- a CDS encoding S8 family serine peptidase — encoded protein: MSLTGLEGGLWVCGNTDGGNIFDLLSAIVRATNDDNQVINISAGSYIQMDDAGQILLDAYQRAADYANKNQVMIVASAGNRGLDGSDSAYNEIHVPSMLEHVISVGAVTKSNRLAPYSNFGSYIDFVAYGGYLGDDFDTTGEVEVTDLMLTSFPRLLPNSPLDSILNIPQGFSLSYGTSLAAPQVSAAAGLLISNYYDKHHQYPPKNKIIKFMEQKAVDLGDPGRDNQFGYGEVLVQQMIQ
- the smpB gene encoding SsrA-binding protein SmpB; the encoded protein is MGKKADGKVLAQNKKASHDYFIEDTYEAGMVLTGTEIKSLRNGRANIGDAFATIRNGEIQVHNMHISPFEQGNRSNPLDPTRTRKLLMHKAQIHKLLGQSKQEGYSIVPLKVYVRNGYAKLLIGLGKGKKQYDKRDSAAKKDAQRDIQRALREKQKVAR
- a CDS encoding DUF4177 domain-containing protein, translating into MSKYEYNYVSIAVGTISGKLKEDYKQVIDRYAADGWKLHSLVPMPFLAGGQASVLDLIFERIKE
- a CDS encoding helix-turn-helix transcriptional regulator, which gives rise to MGVDDQNLKHHIIELRAERGWTQQQLADALRVSRQTVISIERNKYMPSLKLAFRIADVFQKSIYEVFDYVGGD
- a CDS encoding recombinase family protein yields the protein MIKKVGSYGRFSGDNQREESIDAQLRAIEAYCKQKGYVIVETYIDRAKSATSDKRPEFQRMIADSGNNKFDYIIVHKLDRFSRNRYDSAFYKRKLNLNGVRLLSVTENLDDSPESGILESVIEGMAEYYSRNLAREVMKGMKETAYQCKHTGGLPPIGYSVDPVTKRYLINEEERGIVETTFSMFLAGHGYNQIVRELAEKGYRSRYGRPISKGSLPVILNNEKYTGVYIYNLTDSKDAAGKRNSNRKKEDEDVIRIEGGMPVIISKEDFWAAQEKIKNNQGRPGSYKAKEMYLLSGLCYCGECLKQLGTLYSMAGNVKYSGRNKLKYVTYRCGNRDRTKECKNPELRREYIENYVLAQLEENIFNDQAIPILVKQLNDFQASKDQKQKGEQVRLNKALDGITRQVENIVKAVADGFANSALLEKMNALEEQREEIEQQLSKIKPPIKEKAAITEDTLRQLLSRFKDEIADRNIPEIKKFIGSYVKKVVIYKEHVDVIFKLNVVDLQDGAEGSRTPVRR
- a CDS encoding JAB domain-containing protein, which codes for MNKKEIAKRIQIVSLRMVREKPSLLYSQRAIRKPEDAAELFRQFIEDCDRECFCILCLNTKNEPTALHQVSCGTLNASLVHPRETFKLAILANSAAIIAGHNHPSGVPDPSPQDVEMNNRLVHSGQILGVELLDHIIIGDGSFVSLKERGLM